The nucleotide window tgtatatgaattgtgtacaaaaaatggatatacataacattactccaACAAGATTAATGTAAGaagatagataaaaaatatatgagttgTACTATcatattatgaattaaatgtaataaatcTGATAAgaatatatgatatgtattataatattatgaattaaatgCATCAAATTTGATTTTCCCTTTATATTGTAAGACGAtatttggatataaattatcaatatatttattaatattttattataaataattattatattttattgatattaattagaaaatattaatatattattttatttaaatatttttataaattataagatataaatTAGTGTTTGAATGTTTGGAATGtataaactaatatattatgTGCTCATTTCGAAGGAATAGTTTgagtaataataaaagaaattatatatataagaaaatatgaatttaatttttttaataatattttgaaattaaattatataaatagttaaattcaatatttttgttaattcgatgtgattaattttgataaaaaatataatttgacttgATGAAATTTCTCATAGGAAATAAAAATTTGCCTTGTGCTGATGTATTAGAATTAGTGAATGTAATTGCCTTTAATTGATACATATAGCAAGAAGCCAAGAATTGCTCAATAAGATTAAGTGCGGTAGGATACAATGAAATTAATgtgctattattattttttccgtATTATTTCCCTTTGGCCTTGGCCTTGACCGCATGCAAAATGTCAGAGGATTGTATTCAGCAGAAATTACCCCTTCTTCTTTGACTTTGACACCTTCACTTTGGCCTTGATTGCACGCAAAATCTACAAGGAATCCATATTAGTCTTCTGCTGTCACTCTTGCTTGTCTCGCTCCTCAATTAGCAGTCAGCTTGTTCTGCCAAAGGCATTCCTTCATCATATGCGGACTTCAAAGGTGTATTGCGTGTTTCTTTTTCAGGAAAATATATAAggaatattcaattttttagttttattttaattcgtatatacatatatatcatttatctcAAACTCTAAACAAATATACTATAACAATTATCAATTTCTCTAAAATGTTTCTTTTGACGTGACTCATACAGAgagtttctctctcttttttctctgtaattttagaaaatattttgtgtcaataaaaaataattaaaacagtaaaatgataatataatatataatatgaaaataattaaaaattaaaatagtaaaatagttattaatatctCTGTCAAAGTgatatgaaaaatcaaatatagtATAACATTAATTTAGAAGATCATTTGGAGTATGGGGTTTAACTGGAAGTGATTAGTGAGTGGGAATGAAGGGTTGGTGTACGCCAACCCTCTTTCtctgaatttaattattaaaaattatcatgtgTCGCATCAATCCCAAatgattcaattatttttcgAAGTTTCTCAatgcttcaattatttttcattgataCAAGATGTTTTCCAAAATTgtaaagaaaagagagagaatccCTTTGTATGGATAGTATTAAGAgggtattttaagaaaaaagaatattgttgtagtatttttatttagagtttaaaatgagtgatatatatgtatatatgaattaaaataaagccaaaaatTTGAATACCCCAATATATAATCTCTAGCAACAGCTCTGAAATCTCTCTTACAACTCTCTGCTATAATCCCTCAACTAATCTCATGAGTGAGACGTCTTAACTTGGCCTTGGCCTCTTGCTCGACATTCTTTAGATACTGCTATTGCCTTTATCACTCTCTTTATGTCGCCTCACCACCGAACCATGGTGTTGTCCTCCAAGTAACACGCACGTATcatggttttaatttttttggcatCCTCATCGATCTTAGCATCTTGAAAATACTGCTCTAGACATCAGAGGAAGTTTTCGATTTCCTTGGCATTCCTATCTTCTTTATATAACATTGGCTCGTTAACCTTGACCTCATTAAGGAATTGGTTATGTGGATGTGGCAACAAGCCTCCCTTGTGTGACTATCATTTTGTAGAGTCCCGGGTCACTTTTAACCTCACCCAACGTGAAATTCAGCCTTGTGGCCTCATCTTGTCAGGTCACAATCTCTTGTCTAAAGGTATTAAGATGAGCAAACAGAGAGTCCATGAGATCCTTACCCTCTTGTTGTCACATGATTCGACAATGACATTAAGCTAGAGTCCCTTGCATCTCCTCCCGCAGCTCCTATTGGTAGCTCTTAAGCTTCTCGTTGGTCTTACACAACTCCCTAAACTGGTCAATTCTGTCTACCATTACAAGCTTTGGCCTTGTGAGTCTTGCATTTATGTCAGTCAATGTGCCTCTCGACTTCTTCTTTCGTTCTCTTCCACCTTCTAAAGCCTTTGGTTCCCATTCCCTTCCTTCGTGCAGGATAATTTCACCAAAATTAACTTGTCATCTCCTTATTGGTCATGATTAAAACTTGAATCTAACATCGACTAGAACACCAATTAACCATCTTTGAATGTGTCTCTAATACCGACTATCACAAACTTGTCGCTCAAACGGTGTTCTTGCGTGACACTTGGCTAAAACCTGAGCTAAGTTAACCTTTCCATCCAGGTGTGTGcaataattatcttttaaaagagTCCCCATATATCTAGATATATACACTTAATTTTATAGTGCATATAAAAAACTTTCAACCATCTCAACTCGAATCTAGAAATTTTGGGTTGTTGCCTTGCACATTTTTAGGATGTCTCTTGGCTTCATTGTGTGGGCTAGGCACGGCAAAATGGAGTTTTCCCATGGACTAGAGGGTGGGTGTGCCATATGTTGAGAACAATCCTCGAGTGTGAATGGAAATTGTTGTTCCATTCCATGTAAGCCTCTTAAATGCATAATTACATGACTGATTAACTAACGGAaaactttttcctttattattttattctttaacaaataatattacgtatttaaatttaaatattaatgataatatattaaatattattttatttttaatttaaaataatttataacaatatattatcattaatacttaatttaatactcattttaaatacataaaaccttattattaattaattagtattcAAACATAGTGTCCTCCCACTATAGCAATTTTGATGATGCTTTTTACCTTATAAAACATTTTGTTTAAGTtgcttaatatttaaatattctcttctattttttttctatttcgagcatcatttttaaaatatttctttttgctCCATTTAccatttcaaatatttgaaaggATTTTAACTTTGTAAAATAGGGAAGAAGTTTAGTTGtgattttttcttccttatGTTATAAAAATTCTTTATGACAAATGCTTCTCTtcttaatacaattatataaggtttatttatgatttatttttatattaaataatcaaaattaacttaattatttattttattcaaatactGACATGCTACATTTATCACTTAaaccttttttaaataatacttagaactaaaagaataattttaatagctttataatttatatcctttttaaattactaattttttaaaaggtatGGGAGGCTTTgttaatttctcaattatttGTGGAATCAAATATAAGCAGGCAAAATTGATAGTAAGCCACACAGATAGCAATTACAACCATATTTAGGTTATGGGTCAATAATAAAAGtggatgaaattattataactGGAGAAACAATTAAAGCCAAAAAAGTAAGCAAAAGTAATGACATTTAggaggcgtttggtttgggtaatgttttattaccaaaacagaaaaattaccttcaagatagattatttagaatattactgggtataaataattactatgtttgataaaatttgataagtataaataattattatgtttgattaaaggtaataaaagattactagtaaattattttacttaaatgccctttaatataattatttttaaatattttttatattatttttcatattaattaaaaataaatttatttttgtctcaaaaaattaataaattataatataattataataaaatcaagattaccttgataatctttaaatacctaaggtgaaagtggtaatcaaattaccacctatattatctgtcacgtcagcattgataatagaagattactgtaattttttattactgataatccaaataagggaaaaaaaatatagattaccaaggtaatctttaaatacagaaaccaaacgcccccttaggaTGATGGCCACCAAATTCAATAATGTAGAACATAACAATTATACTCAACTATAGCATTTCTTGTATTATTATCCACTTTGTAAGTTTTAAGCTTGACATACCCTCTAGCAAATCTAAAAAGTCCCGATCCTCCGATCACCGGCATCTCTCTCATCTTTGAAAATACGGGATTCCTCCCTAACACAGTTATAGTACTACCATTATACTTACCTTGAACAAAAGCAAAATTCATCGCCATGAGTAAGACTACTTCTTCTTGGGATGTCGAAACATAAAACCCTTGTGCTTTACCAATCAGTTTCGAGCTTAAACGAGGACCTTCAGTCAGGGGATTGTCGATCATGTTCATCAAACCAAAAGTTGTGGTTGATGAATAATTAGAAACCGGTGGCATAACTTGCATTGAAGTAGGCTTAGAGCCAGAAAGAGTGTCATGCCAATAAAATCGAAATTGGCTAAGCTTTTCTTTAGAAAGATCAGGAACTTTTTTGTTTATGGTATTTGCATAGCCATGGTGCTCACTAGAgattaaaattatggagattgagaagatgaagataataATGAAATGGGGATAGAAAATTGGAAGGAATTTAGCCATGAAGAGTGGCACACAGAGGATTAATTGATTATAGTGAAATTCTGAAAGTACTCAGTTGTTTGTGcctatatataatattagtaaGGTGGAGAAATATCTTAAAGTAACAGCAACTTTATTGtaagaaaataatgatgataataatataattcCCTGTCACTATAGTCACCAACTCAATTTTGATGGAAATCTTTAGATTATTATGTTCTAGATGTTTGCGATACTACTGAAACTTATAATATTCAAGTATATTCCctttaaagttaattatttagCAAAACTTAAGAAATGTCCTTtcatcataaattatataaaagaaagattgCAAATATCATTAttagattaatattaataataagctttgattttaattttatagaaatgGTAAAGATGCGgcaaataaatatctaaatcttaaaaaatttatcaacaaacACATTAAGATATATGcacaaacaaatttttttagtttattcgTATCATCTGATATGATAATATCAagttagatgattttgaaattaaaaaaataaaaaattacttcacCTAATTACAAATTGTTACATCTAATTATacgaataaattaataaaatttgtttatttttctaattagtGTCTATAATAACTTATTGGGTGCTCACATTGATGGACTATATTTGTGAGTgtacttaaaaattattggaagAATTTGGGGTTGGCATTGagactttttaaacttaaaaaaaaaaaatttatttaaaagggATGGTGTCTCAACACCAACCCTTTTTAAAATGGAAACGACAACCCTTTTCTTACAATAATGCCAACCCCtttttttcagtaatttttGTTTCAGTGACaccaaactttgtttttaataattagtaacttttttttttccagttaaacaccaaccttttattttttctagtaAAAATCCTACCAAACAATCTTCTTTGATCATCCTAATAATTAGGGTCTAATATAAGATATGAAGTAAATGTGATCGAGTTTTGATGGGTtgctctttttgttttatatctttacttcgaagaattcttaatctaaaattcatttcacttttcaattttgtttttctttcttttgtttttgaagcactAGCTTCATTCTGGAGCACTTGTTCTATTTTTTACAGTATAATTCCAAAGttttagagaaaaagagagaggatCTCTCTATATGAATCTTCACTTTAAAGctaaggaaaaagagagagaaaattacagagaaaaataaagaatctcTGTATAGGTAATTataagaggggtattttggaaaaatagattactgttatgatatatttgtttaagttttgaaataagtggtatatatatatacatgaattaaaataaggctaaaattttcaatttccctaaatataattatatatgttgacaAAAGggattttgttttttgaatttaagtttagaatGAAGCATCATAGAAAATAGACCCGCACCACATGCCTCCTTTATTGAGGCTTTGTTTTGTGGCTACAACTTTGatctttcaatcaaatctttgatttaattcaatagtttataattaattaaagctAATTAATATGAACCCATGAATGGAAATTGATATATAGCTGATCTAGAtttcttcaaaagaaaaatatatatatatatatagaattaacCTATACTTGATTTcttagttataaaaatatacttaaaattagaataaattaaattgaatcgaatCATTTGAAGTACCAATGAACATCCCACAAGACAAAACATTGTACAATGACAATCACTCCCACTTGTATTAGAATacacatttattaaataaaatcaaaaggaAGCTATAACgtaatctaaaaatattaattgaataacaAGTAATTAATTGAAGCTAGCATCAATAATGTAACACATAAATATTGTACTCAACCACAGCATCTCCGGTGGAATTATTGAATGTGTGAGTGCTGGCATGAACATAGCCTCTAGCAAACCGGAATAGTCCACTGCCTCCGACCACCGGCATCTCCTGAACGTCGGAAAGCATCTTATTCCTCCCTAAGATTGTATAGTGCTACCGTTATATTTTCCTTGcgtaaaaacaaaattcataacCATTAGAAATCCAAATTCCTCTTGTGCAGCTGATGAATACAACCACCCTTGAGCTTTCCCGGCCAATTTCGAGCTCAATTCGGACCCTTCTGTTGAGGGATCATCGATGAAACTGACCATGCCGAAGTAGGTTGTGGTACTTGAAGGTGATGACGCCACTCGGGCAACAGCAGGGTTGCTGCCACTGTTGATGTCATGTCAATAGAGTCGAAAATGactaaatttttctttcttgaggTTGAAGAGCTTCTGATCAAGGGTTACCGTACAGCTACAACTTTCTCTGGAGACCAAGCTGGCTGCAGAAAAGCGAAAGGAGGAACAAAATGGAGAATTGGGAAGACGAAATTGGAAGAATTTTGGTCGTGGTGACTGTGAGGAGTAGTACTAGGAGTTAGTATTATTGGGTtgggatattaaatttttttgtaagcttttttattaatgttgtctcaattttcaatgaaatttttatttatgattctttgtcattaacttattttaatgtgttaaaaaattttaagtggacattaaaacaaattttggaGATAGTTTAgtattttaactcattttataattgttagatttacaaaagaattaaataatataaaaaattaagtaaaaaagaTATCggttttatatgaaatttaaatatatattttttgtttttgaaaacattgAACCTAACATATTTACAAagggtgtatatatataacctGAAGAACCCTTACGGTAAAACTCTAAAAGCTTGCAACTATTTAGactcataattataaattggataaattagaaataaattttattgtgacACATTTCATTAAGAACACTCAAACCCTAAACATTTGTAAATAACTTTTGATCCTTCACCACTTCGGACAACCCTAAATTTGaaggatatatttgatttacatttatatttagtttttgtaaatttgttagCTTTTATTATTATGTCAAATGAAATCCACCTATATGATTCACAGTTGACACATCATTGCTGGGCTTGCTCTCTTATCAACACTTTACTACCAGACTGTACATTGCACAATTTATggaattaaaaacataaaataattgcttCCAGAGCCTTCTTACCATTCAAGATTTAGGTTGTTTATGTCATCgaattatgtttatattgtaTCAATTGGTATCTCATCGGTTAATAGATCTTATTGAAAATGGTCAATTCTTGGTATCAAAGCGTTCATGGCTCTTATGGCCAAATCCAAGCTTCGTTAATGGCAGATCTACTACTCCTCTGATAGTAGTTTCAAGGTTGCCAACGGGCACTATATCTCCACAAATAACAGCATCACcaatatcaaatcaaacaaattcttctgttgtttcatcaaatccCTTG belongs to Mangifera indica cultivar Alphonso chromosome 2, CATAS_Mindica_2.1, whole genome shotgun sequence and includes:
- the LOC123203323 gene encoding dirigent protein 19-like — protein: MAKFLPIFYPHFIIIFIFSISIILISSEHHGYANTINKKVPDLSKEKLSQFRFYWHDTLSGSKPTSMQVMPPVSNYSSTTTFGLMNMIDNPLTEGPRLSSKLIGKAQGFYVSTSQEEVVLLMAMNFAFVQGKYNGSTITVLGRNPVFSKMREMPVIGGSGLFRFARGYVKLKTYKVDNNTRNAIVEYNCYVLHY